TTAGCCATGACCGGCTGGAACTGCTGGTTAGAATACTGCATGTTGTTTAAACTAAAATTCAAGCCATCCACAAAAGACTTCTCATTGAGACCTCCATAGGCTGCAAACATATCAAAGGCATTACTGTACTGGAGAGGACTGAGGTTAAGGGGGCTGTCCCCAGGAAAGATGCTACTAGTACCACCTTGACCCTGCATGTTGGGGAAAATGAACTCCTTTGCGTTTGGAGAAAGGGCAGaagtcttctgctgctgctgaggctgattGCCTAGGCCAAGCCCATAGAGCGAGTgcatggaggaggaaagggccTTCTGCTTCAACAGGTCATTGACATTCAAGCCGAGGTTGGTGGGAGAGGTgcgggtgaccttgttgctgcgTCCGCTGTTCTTCATTTTGGTCGAGCCAAATTTGGTGGCAGCAAATGTGGCAGTAGTGAAGGTCAAAGGCTGAGTGGAGCGGGGCATGAATGTCGggctcacagcagcagagtgaccaaagggaggagaaggagaactaGACACTGAAGATGCTGGGTCACTAATTGGCATGAACACCTGGGCCTCTGGGTTAAAGCTGTTCTTGATCTCCTTGTCCAACTCACATCCATTTTCGTTATCATCCACATAAAGCACTTTCACTGGTCCCTTCTCACCGATTTGGTACGAAACCTCAAATGGGTCAATCCAAACACTGAGATCCTGAGGCAAGTTGCCACGAACATCATCGATGTCCAAACCACTCTCTTTGGATGCTTGTTCTATGACCGGGTCCACTTTCTCCCCTATGTGTATACATCTAAACCCTGATCCTTTGTATGGCTTTTCTGGATACCAGTGCCCTTCATACTTCTTCTTCAGAAGTCTTTCAAGCTCTTCACCAAAAATGTTGACACGTCGTCTGGGAAGCTTATTGTACAAATATGAAATAATAAAATTGAGTGCTACTTGGATTTCAAGCTGCATAGCTGCTGTGCCACAAGGTAAAAGTCTGTTTCAAAACCCGAAGAAGAAAGTGTTCAAGATGTCACAGGGAAACAATTTCATTCAAAGTGCTGCTTCTATTTGATTATTTTATCCTTCACCTCGAGTGCTCTTGTccctttaagaaaaaaacaaaagcaaagtcaTCCAAATAAGGAAAGCATCAGACCAAGCTGCAAGGCCTATTCTTTTACCTTTGCTTTCTGCATGAAACAGGTTAGTTTTCACACAGAGAAACGTGCCTCAGATTTCTTATATTTGTGcctgcaggtcaggatgcccaCCACTTCGGGTCTGCTGTAGGAGAAGCACTGGGCATGTTTACACACAGAGCACGGGGCACTTCCGAATCACATGAGCCTGCCCTTAGCTAtccacagagcagccaggatcAGTTTTAAGACGCCACAGAAGTGCCAGGCCTGTCAAGAGTTCCGTTACCAACTCGTGTTTGGATGAtttgcagcactcagctgcaaGATTTAGCACTAGTCTATTAGTTTAGCTGGAAGGGTCTTAGTCCAAGGGTCATTTCTCATGCCAAAGTTTGCAAACACACTGGTTCAAACTGCAAGCTCCAGAGCTATTCAGATGTTAAGGGCTGCTTTAGAGGATCTCACAGAATTCTGCAACATTTTAAAGCAAATCATCCCCACAAAGTGTGCTGGAGTGATCCAAGGAGAAAATGTCTGCTGTCCATACacggagctgctctgggcacagccagggcatgcagagcacagccctgcacctgctgtcaccagggcagcagccaccaccGAGTCCTTACGATGAAGTGGCACCATTTTGTCCCTTTCTACAAATGGTTCTGCATCATGGGATGCCATCTATTAATACGCACTACATTCACGAGTCCGTCTATAGCTCAGGTTTCACAAAGTTACCAGAGGGcttctgacagcctcaaaacgaactgctcctcttcttctccgTGACTCCATTTTATATTGGGTATAAACATGGTTGCCTTCCCTTTGGAAGGCAAAGGACAAAGAGGAACTGGCCACCTAAAGTTAAAGGAGGGCTAAGGACCAGGCCTCGGCACACGGACTGCTAAGGAAAacactgcagagccacagcatcAAGGTGCTCCACAGGAGACACCTTCTTTCACAGAAGTTCCAGTGACACAAAACATCCATTTCTTGGCCCAACTCGAACACCCAACGAGCATTCCAGTTAGCTGTTTTTTCTGCACTGCATCACTAGGAACAAAATCCAGTTGCAGCTGTCACAGAAGATTAGAGAAACCAAACTCGGTATGAAAGTCCTTTAGCAGCATGAACACAAtgctttttttatttcttgttccaaATAATCTCCTTTTAAAGCCCAGAGCCCTATTTCCAAGCCACTAGTGTTTGCCCCAACATGGCATGGGAACAGTTTGAAAGCCTGCATGATAAGGCGACCTTTAAACGTTTGCTGGATCAGCACTGGGTGGGGATAAGGAAAAGATCAAGGGCAAACAGAAGGTATTTACAAAAGGGACACAATCAGTACAGGAAAGCTGATTGGGTGGTTAAAAGGGTAATTTAAAAATGATTTATGAATCCATCCGGTTTGTTTCCCTTCCTCCATGTCCTTTAGGAATGAAATGATCCTTTCAAGGAACACCAGGCAGACAGGATGAATTTTTTTCTAAGCCCCAGAACTGATGCACGGTACAAGCACCTGATCAAACAAATCAGTCTGACAATTTCTAATTTCTTTTCCTTCGATTATCATTTAAAGAGGGCAGCGCTCGCCAGGCGCCGAGCCCGAGGCCGGGCGGAGGGCAGCAGCCGGGAGCAGGGCGCAGTTACATAACCAGGCAGTCGGCTCTCATTATGTTTCTGCTCACAGCCCCGGAGCTCCGGCAGCCGGGGAAGTGGAGGACGAGCGTTGTCTGAGCccgtaagaaaaaaaaagcagcacaggaaagGAGATGACTGGAACAAGGTGAGGggggatgctgcaaggccactctcTTCCCAgcgcccagcccagcagctcggGCCGGCGAACTCAGTCTCCCCCCGCCGATCAGGGAGCCGCAGGAGCTGCTAGCGCTGCCCGGAGAGGCCCGGTGAGCAGCCGCGCTTAGTCAGCCGGCAGCGATCACTCCTCCCAGACCGCCTTGGGAGAGACCCTCTCGCCGCCCGGCTTCCTGGGCCGTGCCCTCGCCAAGAGgcgctgccagcagccccatgTCCTCCTTCCCACCGGCTCCTGTGCCGCTCCCATGCCCTTCAACGACACCCCAGATCCACCCAGGGGGTTGTGCCCGCTTTGGCCCCCGCACCACGGGGTCGCGACCGCCTCGGCACCCCCCCTCCAGAAGCCGGGGCGCCTCAGGGCCCGGGCGATGGCTGCCTCGGCGGCCGGGGGCGAGCGGTTGGCTGCCTCAAGCCCCTCACCATAATGGCCGGGGCCGCGCCCGGCTCAGCGGCTGCCCTCGGCCCTGAGCGCCCCCAGCGCAGAGCCCCGCGCCAGCCCGGGCCGACCCCCGCCCTCAGCGAGCGGTACTCACCCGGGTGGGTGTGCGGGGGTAGTGCAAACAATCCCGGCGGGGGTGCGAGTGCAGGGGGAAGGCTCAGCACCCGACCCCCATCTCCGAAAGCCGCTCCCTCGGCACGgatgggaggggaaaggaaagagaaaaaaaaaagggaggggaagggttggaaaaaaaaggggggggagggaagggggggaagggcTGCGCTGCTCACACCCCCAGGCCGGGCCCGCTCCGCCGCCCGCCGCGACACGGCCGCTCCTGCCCGCCGCGCCGCGCGCCCCCTAATATCGCCTCCCGCGCCCCGCCCCCcgcgcccggccccgccccccgcccgccccccgcgcagcgcccgccgccgcccgcccctcCCGCGGCTCGAGGGGCGCGCTGACGTCAGCGCGCCCCACCTCGCAGCTCCGTTGCGTCACCGCTTACGTCAAGCGTGCCCCGGCGCCCCTCGGCTCTGCGGGGTAGGGCTCGGCCGGGTGCTGAACTACATCTCCCAGCACCGCCGCTGCGGCGGCCTGCGGGGACCGCGGTGCGGCTCAGCGGGGGCCGGCAGCGGGAGCACCCCGCGGCTCCTCACGCTCAAGTCCAGGCtctgtcctgcagccagcagcggcGCTGAGGGAGCGGCCACCGCTCAGCGAGGCCCCGCGGCGGCAGGAGGGGGTGCGGGGTGTCACCCGCGCTGCTCCCGCTGGCCCCTCGCAGCCGCCCTCCCCCGTCGTGGCGGCTAAAAATACCCCTCCGCAGGTAGCGACGCTGACCCCATTGGCTGCCTGCCCGCCCCGGTAGccgcctgattggtcactcggTATCGAGGAGGAAGAAGTCGCCCCCAGTTTTGGGGTGAAAAAAGTTAccgggggaaagggagaacggGGAGGAGGGAGGCCGGGCGGGTGTATGCCCCGCCGCGGGGCCGCGAGAGGTCCGTTGGGCCCACTCGGTCCAGCCGGGGCCCGCGCCAGAAGTCTGGCCCACTGCCGGTGCTGCCGAGCCCGATTTGGGCCTGGCGGGAGCTGCCACGCATCTCGGCCTTGTTTTAACGTGGGGCACGGCTAAATCTGGCGGCTGCCGGGGGGGGTGCCGGgatcgccgccgccgccacctccTGCAGCGAGAAACGTGTATGGTCCGGAGCCGGAAAGGCAGGCCCTTGGTCACTCCAGCATCACGGGCTTTGCGCTTTATATGGCACTGGCGGGCGTGTCTGGCATCGGGGTCGGCACGGTTAGCCTGGGACTGGCGAGCGGGGCCGGGTGTGGGACGACAAGTTGTAGAGGTGGTGGTCTTTTCCTCTTTAACTGCAATGAAGCATATTGGCGTGAATGCTATGCGGGCCTCGGGGGAGGTTTGGCAGTGCCGGCCACTAGTGCCGGCACCTGCCctttggagcacagaatctCGATTAAACTCTGGGAGGCAAGAGCCTGGGAATGGAAATGGAAATGTTAGGGAGAGATTTGGGAGTTTACATAGTGAAAACTGGCCAGAAAGGCCTAAATTCTAGCAAACGACATAGTTTTTCCTCACATGTATGAGTGTGGATGCTGCTAAGATTGCAGTACTGAGAAGAGCTTGAAAGATCTTCAGACTCCAAATAATTACTATTTCTTTCCccatttttcatttgtttttagcCATGAAGTGTTGCGTGGACCTCCACTTTAAATAGGCTCAGCTGCCATCACTCTGCACCCGAATTGGAAAACAAAGTACGAAGATGATCAAATGATAAGCATTGGCAGCTGGGAAACTACTGGGAAGTGCTGTTATTGTTTTGAGCAAGTTGTGGTTACTCTTCCCATGAAAGCAAAGCAACAGTGTGAAACAGCTACCGAGACAGATAAGGTGAAAAGACAAATAGAGTTTTTTTGGGGTTAGAGTTGTGAAATCCCCCTAGACCGGCAAACGTTGAGCACTCTGGCGCTGAGCAGGCATGGTGCCGGGAGCGTTGGGCGCACAGCCGCGCTGAGTCCGGGGCcggtggggcagcagcagctccctttgAAGTGGGGGAAGCCGCATAGCTGTGTGGAGCAGTCTTTGCAGGTGAGGTTTTGTAAGGAGCTTTACAAACCCAACAACTCTGCTGCTGAGTTGCTAAAAAAAAAGCAGGGTTGTAAAAGCAGAGGGTTGCTTTTAAATGGCTTTAGCGGTACAGGAGAGGCATTAAGAGCTGCATTAAATACCCAGAGCTAATGCATTTATAATCAAGGCAGCTGCGGGATCCTTCAGAGCTGGGGAAGTGGGGATGTACTTTCTGGGGCTTATGTAAAGGAAGCATCTGAGGCAGTCAGTGCTCAAGTGTGTGGCGCTGAGCacatctggtgtgaggtgttaGAGACAGGTGACTGCCCTAAGAATGGCCCTTTTGGGTCAGCAGAACCAAgcccacctcccctggcccaggGAGAGTTGCAGCTGATCTCTGAAGCAAAACAGTTGACCTTTAGCCGGCTGTA
This is a stretch of genomic DNA from Pogoniulus pusillus isolate bPogPus1 chromosome 11, bPogPus1.pri, whole genome shotgun sequence. It encodes these proteins:
- the TOB1 gene encoding protein Tob1 — protein: MQLEIQVALNFIISYLYNKLPRRRVNIFGEELERLLKKKYEGHWYPEKPYKGSGFRCIHIGEKVDPVIEQASKESGLDIDDVRGNLPQDLSVWIDPFEVSYQIGEKGPVKVLYVDDNENGCELDKEIKNSFNPEAQVFMPISDPASSVSSSPSPPFGHSAAVSPTFMPRSTQPLTFTTATFAATKFGSTKMKNSGRSNKVTRTSPTNLGLNVNDLLKQKALSSSMHSLYGLGLGNQPQQQQKTSALSPNAKEFIFPNMQGQGGTSSIFPGDSPLNLSPLQYSNAFDMFAAYGGLNEKSFVDGLNFSLNNMQYSNQQFQPVMAN